The following proteins come from a genomic window of Acidimicrobiia bacterium:
- a CDS encoding amidase family protein → MRLSEYADHDAVGLASLVAAGEVAPRELLDLAIEACEAVNPRINAVIATDFERARRAARADLPDGPFRGVPFLVKDLTVEEGKVTTFGSVFFRNFTAETSATMVSRMLATGLISLGRTSTPEFGLLPTTEPTLFGSTKNPWSLDHSPGGSSGGSAAAVVAGVVPMAHASDGGGSIRIPASACGIFGLKPSRGRMPRFPASAADIVSTDLCVSRSVRDTATMLDATHGAVPGDRYFVAPPDRPFAEAVARDPARLRVAYSLHDLRGERLDDDCIAAVESTATLLDELGHEVIEGRPVLDADALADAFLELWAALAANAFELILAEVGRRRIGRAMKRVLGDHRTLRVLARLDERKTGMPAFEPFTRMLVDRSRRLSQGHYLLTDAYLQATSYELARFFESCDVWLTPTLGSAPVRIGEIDQSVEWEVIREQVERYVPFTPIANFSGRPAMSVPLHWTGNGLPVGSHFLGEPGAEATLLGLAGQLERARPWWNRRPPSSIDAT, encoded by the coding sequence ATGAGGCTGTCCGAGTACGCCGATCACGACGCCGTCGGCCTTGCATCGCTCGTCGCAGCGGGTGAGGTGGCGCCGCGCGAGCTGCTCGACCTGGCGATCGAGGCCTGCGAGGCCGTCAATCCTCGCATCAACGCCGTCATCGCGACAGATTTCGAGAGGGCGCGGCGCGCCGCCCGAGCGGATCTGCCGGACGGGCCTTTCCGGGGAGTCCCCTTCTTGGTGAAGGACCTCACGGTCGAAGAGGGCAAGGTGACGACGTTCGGGTCCGTGTTCTTCCGCAACTTCACGGCGGAGACGAGCGCAACCATGGTCTCGCGCATGCTTGCGACGGGTTTGATCTCGCTCGGGCGCACGAGCACACCGGAGTTCGGCCTGCTGCCGACGACGGAGCCGACGCTGTTCGGCTCGACGAAGAACCCGTGGAGCCTCGACCACTCGCCGGGCGGCTCGAGTGGGGGTTCGGCGGCGGCGGTCGTGGCGGGGGTCGTCCCGATGGCCCACGCCAGCGACGGGGGAGGGTCGATCAGGATCCCCGCTTCTGCGTGCGGGATCTTCGGTCTGAAGCCGAGCAGAGGCAGGATGCCTCGGTTCCCGGCGTCCGCGGCGGACATCGTCTCGACGGACCTCTGCGTGAGCAGATCCGTCCGCGACACGGCAACGATGCTCGACGCGACGCACGGCGCCGTCCCCGGGGACCGTTACTTCGTCGCGCCGCCCGACCGCCCGTTCGCCGAAGCAGTTGCTCGTGACCCTGCCCGGCTTCGGGTGGCGTACAGCCTCCACGACCTGCGGGGCGAGAGACTCGACGACGACTGCATCGCCGCCGTCGAGTCGACGGCGACCCTGCTCGACGAGCTCGGACATGAGGTGATCGAAGGGCGCCCCGTTCTCGACGCCGACGCCCTAGCAGACGCCTTCCTCGAGCTGTGGGCGGCGCTGGCCGCCAACGCCTTCGAGCTGATCCTCGCCGAGGTCGGGAGGAGGAGGATCGGCCGCGCCATGAAGAGGGTGCTCGGCGACCACAGGACGCTCCGGGTGCTCGCCAGGCTCGACGAGCGCAAGACTGGCATGCCCGCCTTCGAGCCGTTCACGCGGATGCTGGTCGACAGGTCGCGCCGGCTCAGCCAGGGCCACTACCTCCTCACCGACGCATACCTCCAGGCCACGTCGTACGAGCTGGCCCGCTTCTTCGAGAGCTGCGACGTCTGGCTGACACCGACGCTCGGGTCGGCGCCTGTGAGGATCGGCGAGATCGACCAGTCCGTCGAGTGGGAGGTCATCCGTGAACAGGTGGAGCGCTACGTCCCGTTCACGCCGATCGCCAACTTCTCGGGGAGACCGGCGATGAGCGTTCCGCTCCACTGGACCGGCAACGGACTCCCGGTCGGCTCCCACTTCCTCGGCGAGCCGGGCGCCGAGGCAACCCTCCTCGGCCTCGCCGGTCAGCTCGAGCGCGCCCGGCCGTGGTGGAACAGGCGACCGCCGTCGTCGATCGACGCCACATGA
- the gcvP gene encoding aminomethyl-transferring glycine dehydrogenase: MREPRTDFVSRHVGPGDADVASMLSALGVESLDGLLDAAVPRSIRSSSLPDIPGPMTEPEVLERLRRIAAKNQVYTSLIGLGYHDTHTPAVVLRNVLENPGWYTAYTPYQPEISQGRLEALLVFQTVVIDLTGLEVANASLLDEPTAAAEAMAMSKRLATIESDVFFVDAECHPQTVEVLRTRAEPIGIEVVVGDPHRDLMAASPYGVLLQYPGGSGLVRDDRELIEGLRGRGVFVCVAADLLALTLLTPPGEMGADIVVGTTQRFGVPLMFGGPHAAYMATRDEYKRSMPGRIVGVSKDANGRMALRLALATREQHIRREKATSNICTAQVLLAVMAAMYAVYHGPEGLRAIADRIHHLTSLLVAGLRSAGLDRVNQTWFDSVTVAVPGRAEEVVAAAEDRRINLRLVDQDHVGIALDETSTLEIVDAVLESFLVDRRVADLVPAPGGLPTALLRTSGYLEHAVFHRHRSETEMLRYLRRLQDKDVALDRSMIPLGSCTMKLNAAVEMIPVTWREFAGIHPYAPLDQAEGYLELFQELERWLARLTGYDAVSLQPNAGSQGEFAGLLAIRGYHQSRREGSRDVCLIPASAHGTNPASAAMAGLRVVVVDTDEHGNVDVADLRAKAEEHAPRLAALMITYPSTHGVFEEAVREICDIVHDNGGQVYIDGANLNALLGVARLGDIGGDVSHMNLHKTFTIPHGGGGPGVGPIGVKAHLEAFLPGHPLVPDQAGSADGVGAVAGAPWGSAGILPISYAYIALMGAAGLRTATEVAILNANYVAKRLEGAYRVLYTGPAGLVAHECIVDLRDVKAKAGVTVDDFAKRLIDYGFHAPTMSFPVAGTLMIEPTESESKDELDRFCDAMLSIMAEVETIASGAVAVESSPLRNAPHPAEDVVSDSWDRPYSRESAAYPVDSLRGDKYWPPVGRIDAQYGDRNVVCACPPVDAYR; this comes from the coding sequence ATGAGAGAACCTCGCACCGACTTCGTCTCGAGGCACGTCGGGCCCGGGGACGCCGACGTCGCATCGATGCTCTCTGCTCTCGGAGTCGAGTCGCTCGACGGACTGCTCGACGCGGCCGTGCCCAGGTCGATACGCAGCTCTTCCCTGCCGGACATCCCAGGTCCGATGACGGAGCCCGAAGTCCTCGAGAGGTTGCGGCGCATCGCCGCCAAGAACCAGGTCTACACGTCGCTCATCGGCCTCGGCTACCACGACACGCACACCCCGGCCGTGGTGCTCCGCAACGTGTTGGAGAACCCCGGCTGGTACACCGCATACACTCCGTATCAGCCGGAGATCTCCCAAGGCAGGCTCGAGGCTCTGCTCGTCTTCCAGACCGTCGTCATCGATCTCACGGGCTTGGAGGTCGCCAACGCCTCGCTCCTCGACGAGCCGACGGCGGCGGCTGAAGCGATGGCGATGAGCAAGCGGCTGGCGACGATCGAGAGCGACGTGTTCTTCGTCGACGCCGAGTGCCATCCGCAGACCGTCGAAGTGCTCAGGACGCGGGCGGAGCCGATCGGCATCGAGGTCGTCGTCGGCGATCCGCATCGCGATCTCATGGCGGCCTCCCCGTACGGCGTCCTCCTGCAATACCCGGGCGGGTCCGGGCTGGTTCGCGATGACCGCGAGCTGATCGAGGGGCTGAGAGGCCGCGGCGTGTTCGTGTGCGTGGCCGCCGACCTGCTGGCGCTCACGCTGCTCACGCCGCCCGGAGAGATGGGAGCGGACATCGTGGTCGGGACGACGCAGCGTTTCGGCGTCCCGCTCATGTTCGGAGGTCCGCACGCCGCCTACATGGCGACCCGTGATGAGTACAAGCGGTCGATGCCCGGCCGCATCGTGGGGGTGTCGAAGGACGCCAACGGCCGCATGGCTCTGCGTCTGGCGCTCGCCACGCGCGAGCAACACATTCGCCGTGAGAAGGCGACCAGCAACATCTGCACGGCGCAGGTGCTGCTCGCCGTGATGGCTGCGATGTACGCCGTCTACCACGGCCCGGAGGGTCTGCGAGCGATCGCAGACCGCATCCACCATCTCACCTCGCTGCTCGTCGCCGGTCTGCGGTCGGCGGGGCTCGATCGGGTCAACCAGACATGGTTCGACTCGGTGACCGTCGCGGTGCCCGGGCGCGCCGAGGAGGTCGTCGCCGCCGCGGAGGACAGGCGGATCAACCTGCGGCTCGTCGACCAGGATCACGTCGGCATCGCGCTCGACGAGACGTCGACGCTCGAGATCGTCGACGCCGTTCTCGAATCGTTTCTGGTCGATCGGCGCGTCGCCGACCTGGTACCGGCGCCGGGTGGGCTTCCGACGGCACTGCTGAGGACGTCCGGCTACTTGGAGCACGCAGTGTTCCACCGGCACCGCTCGGAGACCGAGATGCTGCGCTACCTACGGAGGCTCCAGGACAAGGACGTCGCCCTCGACAGGTCGATGATCCCGCTCGGCTCCTGCACGATGAAGCTGAACGCCGCCGTCGAGATGATCCCGGTGACGTGGCGGGAGTTCGCCGGCATCCACCCGTACGCCCCGCTCGACCAGGCGGAGGGGTACCTCGAGCTGTTCCAGGAGCTGGAGCGGTGGCTGGCTCGGCTCACGGGCTACGACGCCGTCTCCCTGCAGCCGAACGCCGGATCCCAGGGGGAGTTCGCAGGGCTGCTGGCGATTCGCGGCTACCACCAGAGTCGCCGAGAGGGCTCTCGCGACGTGTGCCTCATCCCGGCCTCGGCGCACGGGACGAACCCGGCCTCCGCTGCGATGGCAGGACTCCGGGTCGTGGTCGTCGACACGGACGAGCACGGCAACGTCGACGTCGCCGATCTGCGGGCCAAGGCCGAGGAGCACGCGCCGCGGCTGGCCGCCCTGATGATCACATACCCGTCGACGCACGGGGTGTTCGAGGAGGCCGTGCGAGAGATCTGCGACATCGTCCATGACAACGGCGGCCAGGTCTACATCGACGGAGCCAACCTGAACGCCCTCCTCGGGGTTGCCCGACTCGGTGACATCGGGGGTGACGTGTCGCATATGAACCTCCACAAGACGTTCACGATCCCGCACGGTGGGGGAGGCCCGGGCGTCGGCCCGATCGGTGTCAAGGCACACCTCGAAGCCTTCCTGCCGGGTCATCCGCTGGTGCCAGACCAGGCGGGTTCGGCAGACGGCGTCGGCGCCGTCGCAGGTGCTCCCTGGGGATCGGCGGGGATCCTGCCGATCTCGTACGCATACATCGCGCTCATGGGGGCAGCGGGACTGCGGACGGCGACCGAGGTGGCGATCCTCAACGCCAACTACGTCGCCAAGCGTCTCGAGGGGGCGTACCGGGTCCTCTACACCGGACCCGCAGGTCTCGTCGCCCACGAATGCATCGTCGACCTGCGCGACGTCAAGGCGAAGGCCGGAGTCACGGTGGACGACTTCGCCAAGCGGCTCATCGACTACGGGTTCCACGCTCCGACGATGTCGTTCCCGGTCGCGGGAACCCTCATGATCGAACCGACCGAGTCGGAGAGCAAGGACGAGCTGGACCGGTTCTGCGACGCCATGCTCTCGATCATGGCGGAGGTGGAGACGATCGCCTCCGGCGCCGTCGCGGTCGAGTCGTCCCCTTTGCGCAATGCCCCCCACCCGGCGGAGGATGTCGTCTCCGATTCGTGGGATCGGCCGTACTCCCGTGAGAGCGCCGCCTATCCCGTCGACTCGCTGCGCGGCGACAAGTACTGGCCGCCGGTCGGCCGGATCGACGCCCAGTACGGCGACCGCAACGTCGTGTGTGCCTGCCCGCCGGTCGACGCCTATCGCTGA
- a CDS encoding thiamine pyrophosphate-dependent dehydrogenase E1 component subunit alpha, producing the protein MAGAALTTEQQIDVYHWMRLARTFDDQMVAMWKQGRGVGGTFSGRGHEAIAVGAGYAMENDDVVAPMHRDLACYLLRGLHPRRIMANLLGRATGVTAGRDANLHGLGDLDLNLIGFVSHLPQSMATAAGAAMAFLYRDEPRVALTFVGDGSSSTGLFHETLNLVAVQRAPLVTIVENNQYAYSTPLHQQMAVEDIAARGPAHGVPSMIVDGNDVEAVFAATAEAVGNARSGGGPSLIECKTMRMLGHAIHDGAEYVPRELLAEWESRDPVVTYRSRLVERGVAEEALEGIDEGCAVIVSDAVRFAEESDWPDPATVADGVYAG; encoded by the coding sequence ATGGCCGGCGCAGCTCTCACGACGGAGCAGCAGATCGACGTCTACCACTGGATGCGGCTCGCCCGCACCTTCGACGACCAGATGGTGGCGATGTGGAAGCAGGGGCGGGGTGTCGGAGGGACCTTCAGCGGCAGAGGCCATGAGGCGATCGCCGTCGGGGCCGGCTACGCGATGGAGAACGACGACGTCGTGGCCCCCATGCACCGTGACCTCGCCTGCTACCTGCTGCGCGGGCTCCATCCGCGCAGGATCATGGCCAACCTCCTCGGGAGGGCGACCGGCGTCACGGCGGGTCGCGACGCCAACCTCCACGGCCTCGGCGACCTCGATCTCAACCTCATCGGTTTCGTGTCTCACCTCCCCCAATCGATGGCTACGGCCGCCGGGGCGGCGATGGCATTCCTCTACCGAGACGAGCCGCGTGTGGCCCTCACGTTCGTGGGGGACGGCTCATCGAGCACCGGCCTCTTCCACGAGACACTCAACCTCGTTGCGGTACAGCGGGCGCCCCTCGTGACGATCGTCGAGAACAACCAGTACGCATACTCCACCCCGCTCCACCAGCAGATGGCCGTGGAGGACATCGCGGCGCGCGGACCGGCCCACGGCGTACCGTCGATGATCGTCGACGGCAACGACGTCGAGGCCGTGTTCGCCGCGACTGCCGAGGCGGTCGGCAACGCTCGGTCGGGTGGTGGCCCGTCTCTCATCGAGTGCAAGACGATGAGGATGCTCGGCCACGCCATCCACGACGGCGCCGAGTACGTGCCCCGCGAGCTCCTCGCAGAGTGGGAGAGCCGCGATCCGGTGGTCACGTACCGCAGCCGACTCGTCGAGCGGGGAGTGGCGGAGGAGGCGCTGGAAGGCATCGACGAAGGATGCGCCGTGATCGTCTCTGACGCCGTGCGCTTCGCCGAGGAGTCCGACTGGCCGGACCCGGCGACGGTCGCCGATGGCGTTTACGCCGGATGA
- a CDS encoding alpha-ketoacid dehydrogenase subunit beta gives MTTGSNFGFADADEEAAGRELTYIAAISEGLREEMARDPAVLVLGEDVGGDFGGAFKVTKGLAEQFGDRRVVNTPMTEHAFIAAATGMALMGLRPVVEVQFADFISTGFDAIVQFAATNHYRWGAPVPWVIRAPSDGGISSGPFHSQNPEAWFVHTPGLKVVAPGTPADAKGLLVAAIRDDNPVIYFESKPLYRSMRGPVPEGEHIVPIGVAAVSRPGTDVTLVSYAAMLRECLAAADEVAPQGIDVEVIDLRSLKPLDIDTVLASAAKTGRVLVAHAANRLAGVGAEIAAVVADRAFEHLDAPVRRLGGLDVPVPFSPPLEQAYRPDKTKITAALLQLARY, from the coding sequence ATGACGACCGGATCGAACTTCGGCTTCGCAGACGCCGACGAGGAAGCCGCCGGCCGGGAGCTCACATACATCGCCGCCATCAGCGAGGGGCTTCGCGAGGAGATGGCGCGCGATCCCGCCGTGCTCGTGCTCGGCGAGGACGTCGGCGGCGACTTCGGCGGTGCCTTCAAGGTCACGAAGGGCCTGGCGGAGCAGTTCGGCGACCGACGAGTCGTCAACACGCCGATGACCGAACACGCCTTCATCGCCGCCGCCACCGGGATGGCACTCATGGGTCTGCGCCCCGTCGTCGAAGTGCAGTTCGCCGACTTCATATCGACGGGCTTCGACGCCATCGTCCAGTTCGCGGCGACGAACCACTACCGCTGGGGGGCGCCGGTTCCCTGGGTCATCCGCGCCCCGAGCGACGGGGGGATCTCGTCCGGCCCCTTCCACAGCCAGAACCCGGAGGCGTGGTTCGTGCACACCCCCGGGCTCAAGGTGGTGGCTCCCGGCACGCCGGCCGACGCCAAGGGCCTACTCGTGGCCGCCATCAGGGACGACAACCCGGTCATCTACTTCGAGTCGAAGCCTCTGTACCGGTCGATGCGCGGCCCGGTGCCCGAGGGCGAGCACATCGTGCCGATCGGCGTGGCTGCCGTCTCGCGTCCCGGGACGGACGTCACGCTGGTCTCCTACGCAGCCATGCTGCGGGAGTGTCTGGCTGCGGCGGACGAGGTGGCGCCACAGGGGATCGACGTCGAGGTGATCGACCTGCGGTCGTTGAAGCCGCTCGACATCGACACCGTTCTCGCCAGCGCCGCCAAGACGGGCAGGGTGCTCGTGGCGCACGCCGCCAACCGCCTCGCAGGCGTCGGAGCCGAGATCGCGGCCGTGGTGGCCGACCGGGCGTTCGAGCACCTCGACGCTCCGGTTCGAAGGCTCGGCGGCCTCGACGTGCCCGTGCCGTTCAGCCCGCCGCTCGAGCAGGCGTACCGGCCCGACAAGACGAAGATCACCGCCGCCTTGCTCCAACTGGCACGGTACTGA